One genomic window of Moorella glycerini includes the following:
- a CDS encoding GntR family transcriptional regulator: MSSLTTPLQWKTKTEMIYNMLREAIVSGELKPGERIVLRKIASDLGVSAIPVREAIKQLEAEGLVDVSAHSEVTVSRLSEKDFRELSSIRVVLEAYATRLTAEKITPEILTELEQQIKEMEACVQNDDYRRYGILNRRFHQTIYAHCGNEQLKKLIDDLTIRTDRARALFAYNRSRFKESLKEHQAIVRAMANGRPEEAERVMAEQKRIALEMFLKYSQGNPPEGDS, encoded by the coding sequence GTGTCTAGCTTAACTACACCCCTGCAGTGGAAAACCAAGACGGAAATGATTTATAACATGCTGCGGGAAGCCATTGTTTCGGGCGAATTAAAACCCGGGGAAAGAATTGTATTACGTAAGATTGCCAGCGACCTGGGCGTCAGTGCTATCCCGGTACGCGAAGCCATTAAGCAATTGGAAGCCGAAGGGCTGGTAGATGTATCAGCCCACAGCGAGGTTACGGTCAGCAGGTTGTCAGAAAAGGATTTTCGCGAGCTGAGTTCTATTCGTGTGGTGCTGGAAGCCTATGCCACCCGCCTGACGGCGGAGAAAATAACACCGGAAATTTTGACCGAGCTGGAACAGCAGATAAAGGAAATGGAAGCGTGTGTTCAGAATGATGATTACCGCCGTTACGGTATCTTGAACCGCCGTTTTCACCAGACCATTTATGCCCATTGTGGTAATGAGCAGCTAAAAAAGCTTATTGATGACCTGACGATCCGTACTGACCGCGCACGGGCCTTGTTTGCCTACAACCGCAGCAGGTTTAAAGAATCTTTAAAAGAACACCAGGCTATTGTCCGGGCCATGGCGAATGGTCGGCCGGAAGAGGCTGAAAGAGTTATGGCTGAACAAAAGCGCATTGCGCTGGAGATGTTCCTTAAATATTCCCAGGGCAATCCACCTGAGGGCGATTCCTAG
- a CDS encoding 4Fe-4S dicluster domain-containing protein: MAILIDETKCNGCGLCDHNCPGDIIHMDAVSGKPLVVYPDECWYCGACRIDCPENCIKIIFPLISL, from the coding sequence ATGGCGATCCTCATCGACGAAACAAAATGCAATGGCTGCGGGCTGTGTGATCATAATTGCCCCGGTGATATTATTCATATGGATGCCGTTTCCGGTAAACCCCTAGTAGTTTACCCCGATGAATGCTGGTACTGTGGTGCCTGCAGGATTGACTGCCCGGAAAATTGTATTAAGATTATTTTCCCGCTGATCAGTCTTTAA
- a CDS encoding FadR/GntR family transcriptional regulator encodes MELQPIKTKKIYEEIVEQVKKSLSEGKLLPGERFYSERELSEKLGVSRASVREAIRALTTMGVLEVKPGEGTFVRKVQNCDIVQPLVMALLLEEQQSMYLLEARQILEREIVYLAARRATTEEKEKLVEIIQQMGNELARGFLQEDTDVKFHLTIAGMSHNPILSRLMYTIADTIAQTLANKRNRLYSDPDNARVLFEQHSEITQAIISGAAETARRAMGKHLRFVARQLK; translated from the coding sequence ATGGAACTGCAGCCTATTAAAACGAAAAAGATTTACGAAGAAATCGTCGAGCAGGTGAAAAAATCCCTCAGTGAAGGCAAGCTCTTGCCGGGGGAACGCTTTTACTCGGAACGGGAGCTGTCGGAGAAACTGGGCGTCAGCCGGGCATCTGTCCGGGAGGCCATTCGCGCCCTGACCACCATGGGTGTCCTGGAAGTTAAGCCCGGCGAAGGGACCTTTGTCCGCAAGGTGCAGAACTGCGATATTGTCCAGCCCCTGGTCATGGCCTTGCTGCTGGAAGAACAACAATCCATGTACTTGTTGGAAGCCAGGCAGATCCTGGAGCGGGAGATAGTTTACCTGGCGGCGCGGCGGGCTACGACCGAGGAAAAAGAAAAGCTGGTAGAGATAATCCAGCAGATGGGCAACGAACTGGCGCGGGGATTTCTCCAGGAGGATACGGATGTCAAATTTCATCTAACCATTGCTGGGATGTCCCATAATCCCATTCTTTCCCGTTTGATGTACACCATTGCCGACACCATTGCCCAGACCCTGGCCAATAAACGCAACCGGCTTTACTCTGATCCGGATAACGCCCGGGTGCTTTTTGAACAGCACAGTGAAATTACCCAGGCTATTATTTCCGGGGCTGCGGAAACTGCCCGCCGGGCCATGGGCAAACACCTGCGCTTTGTAGCCCGGCAATTGAAGTAG
- a CDS encoding MFS transporter: MVLSKARRGYLFFFWPLNVSFMEAGKVPRKWWIFITIYLGSLAATLNQFKVPPLMAVLMQALHLDVKVAGWLMSGFALAGFFLALPAGIFLRPYQLKSAGIAGLGALTAGALLGALAPGATLMLVGRVCEGMGLLTMGIVAPSLINAWFPPDERGLPMGIWATWVPAGSVLMLNLANPLYSLGDWRAVWWFGFIMALIAFLVFILIIELPDEFKENKTGSKQAIDWSEIITTWRSRDIWLLAFMFATFNFTIVAYNSWAPTYLKQTFALTPARAAFYTSLVHVGVIPANIVAGWLVNYLKSSRRVYIGGFIVYALAWITAFNLKPLTIIPFMLALGLVAGFIPTATFAAAPVAIGRQGRLPLANAAIMWGQNLGVLLGPVSLGQLLAAGIGWPAGSFLLVPVALLGLITGLLTRIK, encoded by the coding sequence ATGGTACTGAGCAAGGCCAGGAGGGGGTACTTATTCTTTTTCTGGCCTTTAAATGTCTCGTTTATGGAGGCGGGGAAGGTGCCACGTAAGTGGTGGATATTTATAACTATATATTTAGGTAGCCTGGCGGCTACATTAAATCAATTTAAAGTCCCACCCCTAATGGCAGTATTAATGCAGGCGTTGCATTTAGATGTAAAGGTGGCGGGCTGGTTGATGTCAGGTTTCGCCCTGGCAGGTTTTTTCCTGGCGCTACCAGCCGGTATCTTTTTACGTCCCTATCAATTAAAATCTGCCGGCATAGCCGGTTTGGGTGCGTTGACCGCAGGCGCTTTACTGGGTGCCCTTGCCCCAGGGGCAACCCTGATGCTGGTCGGCCGGGTTTGCGAGGGGATGGGCCTTTTAACAATGGGCATAGTAGCCCCTTCCTTAATTAATGCTTGGTTTCCTCCTGACGAAAGGGGGTTACCAATGGGTATATGGGCTACCTGGGTACCGGCTGGCAGCGTGCTCATGCTTAATTTAGCAAATCCTTTATACAGCCTGGGCGACTGGCGGGCTGTCTGGTGGTTCGGTTTTATAATGGCTTTAATAGCGTTCCTGGTTTTTATATTGATAATTGAATTGCCGGATGAATTTAAAGAAAATAAAACAGGCTCAAAACAAGCTATCGACTGGTCTGAAATTATAACAACTTGGCGTAGCAGGGACATCTGGCTCCTGGCCTTTATGTTTGCTACCTTTAATTTTACCATTGTAGCTTATAACTCCTGGGCACCGACTTATCTTAAACAAACTTTCGCCCTTACCCCGGCCCGGGCTGCTTTTTACACCAGCCTGGTCCATGTCGGTGTCATACCGGCCAATATAGTTGCTGGCTGGTTGGTTAATTATTTAAAAAGCTCACGGCGAGTTTATATTGGCGGGTTTATTGTCTATGCACTGGCCTGGATTACGGCTTTTAATTTAAAACCGTTAACGATTATACCTTTTATGCTGGCCCTGGGCTTAGTAGCCGGGTTCATTCCTACCGCAACCTTTGCTGCCGCCCCGGTGGCTATTGGCAGGCAAGGAAGGCTACCCCTGGCTAATGCGGCTATAATGTGGGGCCAGAATCTTGGTGTCCTGCTGGGGCCGGTAAGCCTGGGTCAATTACTGGCTGCAGGAATAGGGTGGCCAGCAGGGTCTTTTTTACTGGTACCTGTAGCTTTATTGGGTTTAATAACAGGTTTACTGACACGGATAAAATAA
- a CDS encoding LacI family DNA-binding transcriptional regulator has protein sequence MVTIKDVARHAGVSVTTVSRVLNNSQHPINPETRERVLAAIKELGFYPNAMARSLQLNETKTIGLILPDIANPYYPGIVRGVEDVAHEKGYTVILCNTDRSRERTKEYLRVLREKRVDGVIFTGGGAVEDASREHFFEQGSVATVVIGRHKADLPAVQVDNVRAAREAVEHLLRLGHRRIATVTGPAVSTTARDRLEGYRLAMEAEGAGIESGWVIEGDFEFNSGYQAVGRLPLSGPRKITAIFAHNDLMAIGVIKALQERGIKVPEDVAVVGFDNTPLASFITPALSTVAVPVYDLGVTAMKVLAELLAGREVPPVTILATHLEVRESSILK, from the coding sequence ATGGTCACCATTAAAGACGTAGCCAGACATGCCGGTGTTTCTGTGACAACTGTTTCCCGCGTCCTTAACAACAGCCAGCACCCCATTAACCCTGAAACCAGGGAGCGAGTCCTGGCAGCTATCAAAGAACTTGGCTTTTACCCCAACGCCATGGCCCGCAGCCTCCAGCTGAATGAAACAAAAACCATCGGCCTGATCCTCCCGGATATTGCCAACCCTTATTACCCGGGGATTGTCCGGGGGGTGGAGGATGTAGCCCATGAGAAGGGCTATACAGTTATCCTCTGCAATACCGACCGTTCCCGGGAACGCACGAAAGAATATCTCCGCGTCTTGCGGGAAAAACGAGTGGACGGGGTAATCTTTACCGGCGGTGGTGCTGTAGAGGATGCCAGCAGGGAACACTTTTTTGAACAGGGCTCGGTGGCGACGGTGGTCATCGGGCGCCATAAAGCCGACCTGCCGGCGGTGCAGGTGGATAATGTACGGGCTGCCCGGGAAGCTGTTGAGCATTTATTGCGTCTCGGCCACCGGCGTATTGCCACGGTGACTGGCCCTGCGGTTTCAACTACCGCCAGGGACCGCCTGGAAGGTTACCGCCTTGCTATGGAGGCTGAAGGGGCAGGTATAGAGTCCGGGTGGGTCATTGAAGGGGACTTTGAATTTAATAGCGGTTATCAAGCCGTTGGCCGGTTGCCCCTTAGCGGTCCCCGGAAGATAACTGCTATTTTCGCCCATAACGATCTTATGGCCATAGGCGTTATTAAAGCCCTGCAAGAACGGGGAATCAAGGTACCAGAAGATGTTGCTGTGGTAGGTTTTGACAATACTCCCCTGGCATCCTTTATTACGCCTGCATTATCTACTGTAGCTGTCCCGGTCTATGACCTGGGGGTGACTGCCATGAAGGTGCTGGCCGAGCTCCTTGCCGGCCGGGAGGTGCCGCCGGTTACCATCCTGGCAACCCACCTTGAGGTCAGGGAATCTTCTATACTAAAATAA
- a CDS encoding amidohydrolase family protein: protein MIIDAHHHFMPLKVYKLFADPSQPSRRVIDEKNDFTFNARLYQTDTHLCDMDYAGVDMAVLTLSQWNVGGAELCRRINDAVAEELVVHGDRFLAAGCVPVADPQAAVAEIDYMIKDLHFHGIALLTSQGPDINLSNRELMWPIYTKACELDVPIFLHPHLKPYGIELDCTINRSIGRGFDIARAALRIIYDVLPEFPDIKFVLPHFGGCLLALKGRVNAFFEPRQDLGMPVPPEIQPLPKTPLELEELGYKAAFEDLFDRLYFDGAGSGGWEPVTRLAMMTVRHDRLLFGCDYPFEIHSGRDIKYYIDSVRNLDIPEESKRGFLGDNLAKLLKLK, encoded by the coding sequence ATGATTATCGACGCCCATCATCATTTTATGCCGCTTAAGGTCTATAAACTGTTTGCCGATCCTTCGCAGCCGTCCAGGCGAGTTATAGATGAGAAAAATGATTTTACCTTCAATGCCCGCCTCTATCAAACTGATACCCACCTGTGCGATATGGATTACGCCGGGGTCGATATGGCGGTGCTGACCTTATCCCAATGGAATGTTGGTGGCGCAGAACTTTGCCGCCGGATTAATGACGCCGTTGCGGAAGAACTGGTAGTACATGGCGATCGTTTCCTGGCGGCAGGGTGCGTACCTGTGGCTGACCCGCAAGCGGCAGTAGCTGAAATCGATTATATGATTAAAGATTTACATTTTCATGGTATTGCCCTGTTAACTTCCCAGGGACCGGATATTAACCTGAGCAACCGGGAATTAATGTGGCCGATTTACACTAAAGCCTGCGAACTGGACGTGCCGATTTTTTTACATCCACATTTAAAACCCTATGGGATAGAGCTTGACTGCACCATCAACCGCAGCATCGGCCGCGGCTTTGATATTGCCAGGGCAGCTTTAAGGATAATTTATGACGTCTTACCAGAGTTCCCGGACATCAAATTTGTCCTGCCACATTTTGGCGGCTGCCTGCTGGCTTTGAAGGGGCGGGTCAACGCCTTTTTTGAACCACGGCAGGATCTGGGTATGCCGGTACCCCCAGAAATTCAACCTCTTCCCAAGACGCCATTAGAGCTTGAAGAACTCGGTTATAAAGCTGCCTTTGAGGACCTTTTCGATCGTTTGTACTTTGACGGTGCCGGTTCAGGAGGATGGGAGCCTGTTACACGCCTGGCCATGATGACCGTCAGGCATGATCGATTGCTTTTTGGCTGTGATTATCCTTTTGAAATTCACAGCGGCCGTGATATTAAATATTATATCGACAGCGTGCGCAACCTGGATATTCCCGAGGAAAGCAAAAGGGGCTTTTTAGGTGATAACCTGGCCAAACTACTAAAGTTAAAATAA
- a CDS encoding 4Fe-4S dicluster domain-containing protein produces the protein MGYAIYLDVNRCVGCQACIVACMDQNDGETGKEQIAWRQVFVVERGEFPRVKVNYISLSCMNCQDAPCLMICPTRAISMEEYTGIILVDARRCIGCHSCALVCPFGVPRFGQDGKMQKCNLCIERIKQALEPACVRACPAKALQFGPVNELLHQVEGQVAARMADATSCLMVGKITSKSRNSQLPSA, from the coding sequence ATGGGTTATGCTATTTACCTGGATGTGAATCGCTGCGTGGGATGCCAGGCTTGTATCGTAGCCTGTATGGATCAAAATGATGGGGAGACAGGAAAAGAGCAAATTGCCTGGCGCCAGGTTTTTGTGGTTGAAAGGGGGGAATTTCCCCGGGTAAAGGTGAATTATATCTCCCTTTCCTGTATGAATTGTCAAGATGCCCCTTGCCTGATGATCTGCCCCACAAGAGCCATAAGTATGGAAGAGTACACAGGTATAATCCTTGTTGACGCGAGGCGCTGTATTGGCTGCCATAGCTGCGCTTTGGTCTGCCCCTTCGGGGTGCCCCGCTTTGGGCAGGACGGGAAAATGCAAAAGTGCAATTTATGTATAGAAAGAATAAAACAGGCTTTAGAACCTGCCTGTGTGCGTGCCTGTCCTGCAAAAGCACTGCAATTTGGGCCGGTAAATGAATTGCTGCACCAGGTGGAAGGTCAGGTTGCCGCCAGGATGGCAGATGCTACGAGCTGCCTGATGGTTGGCAAAATCACGTCCAAGTCTAGAAATAGCCAGTTGCCATCAGCCTGA
- a CDS encoding molybdopterin-containing oxidoreductase family protein, whose product MDKIKGKIPGPETGIEIKKSICCICDPLTQCGLDVYLQGGRIIKVEGTRENPHNAGTLCAKGAATRQYVYHKDRLRTPLKRNGPRGEGKFIPVSWDEALDYIAGQLIEIKKNYGPEAVVFYAGYSKWMRPFLQRLAHAFGSPNYASESSTCARATTMAWKLTFGSQAVADIPNSRCLLVWSTNPFYSNSCLSRGILDAREKGLKIICVDPRYTPMAALADIHLPLKPGTDGALALAMANVIINEELYDRDFINNYTYGFEAYRDYVRQFTPERGAAITGVPAGKIIEAARLYATTKPGSLMTSACAVVHHTNGVQNYRAVMSLVGLTGNYDIKGGNVVNPPSYIGVPAGFTTRESEYALPRKWEEMPPRIGAEQFPVWCELVNEAQAMMLPFQINSGQPYPLKAMLSFGLNHRMWPASSFMAESLKRLDLLVDVDLFMTDSARLADVVLPACSSLERSELRCYPENYVIYTRPAIEPLYASRPDTDIIFELARRLKIEDPLLNAGYEASLDWILAPGGLTIAELKKHPAGMFVPCSREVQEKKYRQKGFATPTGKMEFQSRLLETYGYEGLPVYRPPRSSVDETPEQAQEYPFILNTGSRLPMFIHSRTFRLSWTRSLRPEPALDMNPVDANRLSIQQGDRVRLSTPRGSIQVLANLTQTVMPGVIHMYHGYTEADVNLLIAADYLDPISGYPGYKALLCKVEKLED is encoded by the coding sequence ATGGATAAAATTAAAGGAAAAATTCCCGGGCCAGAAACAGGGATTGAGATTAAAAAGTCAATTTGCTGCATATGTGATCCACTGACCCAGTGCGGTCTCGATGTCTATTTGCAAGGGGGCCGGATTATAAAAGTAGAGGGGACGCGAGAAAATCCCCATAATGCCGGTACTCTTTGTGCAAAAGGGGCGGCTACGCGCCAGTATGTATATCATAAAGATCGCTTGCGAACGCCTTTGAAACGCAACGGGCCCCGGGGGGAAGGTAAATTTATTCCTGTTTCCTGGGATGAAGCCCTGGATTATATCGCCGGGCAGTTAATAGAGATTAAGAAGAATTATGGACCTGAAGCCGTTGTCTTTTATGCCGGCTACAGCAAGTGGATGCGCCCCTTTCTCCAGCGTCTTGCCCATGCCTTCGGTTCGCCTAATTACGCCAGCGAGTCCAGCACCTGCGCCCGGGCGACAACGATGGCCTGGAAACTAACCTTTGGAAGCCAGGCTGTTGCTGACATTCCCAACAGCCGTTGCCTGCTCGTTTGGAGCACAAATCCCTTTTATTCTAATTCATGCCTGAGCCGGGGTATCCTTGACGCCCGGGAAAAGGGTTTAAAAATTATTTGCGTTGATCCCCGCTATACCCCAATGGCTGCTCTGGCTGATATTCACCTGCCATTAAAACCCGGCACTGACGGCGCCCTGGCCCTGGCCATGGCCAACGTGATTATTAATGAGGAATTGTATGACCGGGATTTTATTAATAATTATACTTATGGCTTTGAAGCCTACCGGGATTATGTTCGGCAGTTTACTCCGGAAAGGGGGGCTGCCATTACCGGTGTACCGGCAGGTAAAATAATTGAAGCTGCCCGCCTGTATGCTACGACTAAACCGGGTAGCCTGATGACCAGTGCTTGTGCGGTTGTACACCATACCAATGGCGTTCAAAATTACCGGGCAGTAATGAGTTTAGTTGGCCTTACCGGAAATTATGATATTAAAGGCGGCAATGTGGTAAATCCCCCGAGCTATATTGGCGTACCTGCCGGCTTTACTACCAGGGAGAGCGAGTATGCTCTGCCCCGGAAATGGGAGGAGATGCCGCCGCGCATAGGTGCGGAACAATTTCCGGTGTGGTGTGAATTGGTTAATGAAGCCCAGGCGATGATGTTGCCCTTCCAGATTAATTCCGGTCAACCGTATCCCCTGAAAGCGATGCTGTCCTTTGGTCTCAACCACCGTATGTGGCCTGCTTCTAGCTTTATGGCGGAAAGTTTAAAGAGACTGGATTTACTGGTTGATGTGGACCTGTTTATGACCGACAGTGCCAGGTTGGCAGATGTCGTCTTGCCGGCATGCAGTTCTTTAGAACGCAGTGAACTGAGGTGTTACCCGGAAAATTACGTCATCTATACCCGGCCCGCTATTGAACCTTTATATGCTTCCCGGCCGGATACAGATATTATCTTTGAACTGGCTCGCAGGCTAAAGATAGAGGATCCTTTACTAAATGCCGGTTACGAAGCTTCCCTGGACTGGATCTTGGCGCCGGGCGGTTTAACCATTGCCGAGTTAAAGAAACATCCTGCCGGCATGTTTGTACCCTGTTCCCGGGAAGTACAAGAAAAAAAATACAGGCAAAAAGGTTTTGCCACCCCGACGGGTAAAATGGAATTCCAATCAAGACTGCTGGAAACCTACGGCTATGAAGGGTTGCCTGTCTATCGCCCACCCCGCTCTAGTGTTGATGAAACCCCGGAGCAGGCGCAAGAATATCCTTTTATTTTAAATACAGGTTCCCGTCTGCCAATGTTCATTCATTCCCGCACGTTTCGTTTATCCTGGACGCGCAGTTTACGGCCGGAGCCGGCACTGGACATGAACCCGGTCGATGCCAATCGGCTGAGTATCCAGCAGGGAGATAGGGTCAGGCTATCTACTCCTCGCGGATCAATTCAGGTACTGGCCAATTTGACTCAAACGGTGATGCCAGGAGTAATCCATATGTACCACGGTTATACGGAGGCAGACGTTAATTTACTTATTGCGGCTGATTATCTTGACCCAATTTCCGGTTATCCGGGATACAAGGCACTTTTATGTAAAGTCGAGAAATTGGAGGATTAG